Proteins encoded together in one Epinephelus lanceolatus isolate andai-2023 chromosome 4, ASM4190304v1, whole genome shotgun sequence window:
- the LOC117260245 gene encoding arsenite methyltransferase → MATCEDVRESVKNYYGSRLECSADLQTSAASCSFSCSSMPRSVTDALSLVHPEVTKRFFGCGLPFPAKLEGCKVLDLGSGSGRDCYAFSKLVGPSGHVTGIDMTETLIAASRQYIEYHQKKFGYEKPNVTFVQGYMEKLGEAGVQSDSMDVVLSNCVICLCPDKKAVLQQAYNVLKEGGELYFSDMYASKVVPDHMKGDAVLWGEGMGGSLFWQDLISLAHSIGFSTPHLVAASHIVIHNCELKAKAGDVSYTSGTYRLFKLPKSPAVSEATVTYKGTVPNFPDQLDFDSSHSFKKDVAVQVNGEMAAILQSSRFSPDFVIQTLDRPESVSESTPQYCHLNPFLLADKLGSSVRQCSKTSK, encoded by the exons AACTATTATGGCAGCCGGCTGGAGTGCTCTGCTGATCTGCAAACAAGCGCTGCTTCCTGCagtttttcctgcagctcaaTGCCGAGGAGTGTGACAGATGCACTGAGCCTGGTTCATCCGGAGGTCACCAAAAG ATTCTTCGGCTGTGGCCTTCCCTTCCCAGCGAAGCTCGAGGGCTGCAAAGTCCTGGACCTCGGCAGCGGCTCTGGCAGAGACTGTTATGCCTTCAGTAAACTCGTCGGGCCAAGCGGACACGTGACAGGGATCGATATGACTGAGACGCTG ATCGCAGCGTCTCGTCAGTACATCGAGTATCATCAGAAGAAGTTTGGCTATGAGAAGCCCAACGTCACTTTTGTCCAGGGGTACATGGAGAAGCTCGGTGAAGCTGGCGTACAGAGTGACTCAATGGATGTTGTGCT ATCCAACTGTGTCATCTGTTTGTGTCCTGATAAAAAAGCAGTGCTACAGCAAGCTTACAACGTCCTCAAG GAGGGAGGTGAGCTGTACTTCAGTGACATGTACGCCAGCAAAGTCGTTCCTGATCACATGAAAGGAGATGCGGTCCTGTGGG GTGAAGGAATGGGCGGCTCCCTGTTTTGGCAGGATCTCATTTCATTGGCTCACAGCATCGGTTTCAGCACTCCACACCTTGTCGCAGCCAGTCACATCGTGATCCACAACTGTGAGCTCAAAGCAAAAGCAG GTGATGTCAGCTACACTTCAGGCACATACAGACTCTTTAAGCTGCCCAAAAGTCCAGCGGTGTCTGAGGCAACGGTGACCTATAAAGGAACTGTGCCAAATTTCCCCGATCAGCTGGACTTTGATTCCTCCCACTCTTTCAAG AAAGACGTGGCAGTGCAGGTAAATGGAGAGATGGCAGCGATCCTCCAGTCATCTCGCTTCTCTCCGGATTTCGTAATCCAGACTTTGGATCGACCTGAGTCTGTCTCAGAGTCAACACCTCAG TACTGCCACCTCAACCCATTTCTACTGGCGGACAAACTGGGATCCTCAGTGAGACAGTGctccaaaacaagcaaataa
- the aifm4 gene encoding apoptosis inducing factor mitochondria associated 4, whose product MNQCREPGQGVEQEEEEEVTGMVCQEADLKDGQMKEVTVGEQKVLLVRTQGQYSAVGSQCSHYNAPLVKGALVGDRVRCPFHGACFNVRTGDIEEYPGLDSLPCYKVKVEDGQVYVSIKKNSLKLTRRVKEMCSLVPDIKHTILLIGGGPASLVCAETLRQHCYQGRIIMVTKDSLPPIDKPKLSKALNVDSSSILLRTIDFYQKYGIEVWTQKEVVSVNPADKVVKLSDGTLQHYDQLLISTGCRAQPLNCPGSDLTGVKLLQRYEDAQEIHSSCLGQRAVVIGASFIGMEVASYLSDKAASVAVVGTSRYPYERSLGPEIGKMSMQMLEEQKVKFYMSDGVTEIHGENGKVRAVVLKSGEVLEADVVIVGIGVIPNSDFLSGSELKVDSRRAVIVDKYMRTSIPDIFSAGDVTSFPLTIRGDQRVNVGHWQMSQAQGRVAALNMLNKPTKCDSVPFFWTVLLGKSIRYTGYGEGYTEIIFKGKVEERKFLAFYIKEEVVVAAASLMFDPAVARLAELMATGQIITKAQAQADDLSWLQM is encoded by the exons ATGAATCAGTGCCGAGAACCAGGTCAAGGtgtggagcaggaggaggaggaggaggtgactGGGATGGTGTGTCAGGAGGCCGACCTGAAAGATGGACA GATGAAGGAAGTTACAGTGGGGGAACAAAAGGTGCTGCTTGTCCGTACTCAGGGTCAGTACAGTGCTGTGGGAAGCCAGTGCTCTCACTACAATGCTCCTCTTGTCAAAG GAGCGCTGGTCGGTGACAGAGTAAGGTGCCCGTTTCATGGTGCTTGCTTTAATGTCAGAACTGGAGATATTGAGGAGTATCCTGGTCTGGACTCTCTGCCGTGTTATAAG GTAAAAGTCGAGGATGGCCAGGTGTATGTGTCCATCAAGAAAAAT TCCCTGAAGTTGACGAGGCGGGTGAAGGAGATGTGCAGCTTGGTGCCAGACATCAAACACACCATCTTGCTGATAGGAggag gccccgccTCTCTGGTTTGTGCTGAAACCCTGCGGCAGCACTGCTACCAAGGTCGAATCATAATGGTAACCAAAGACAGCCTGCCTCCAATTGACAAGCCCAAACTGAGTAAG GCTTTGAATgtggacagcagcagcatcctTCTCCGGACAATTGACTTCTATCAAAAGTATGGAATTGAGGTGTGGACACAGAAGGAG GTGGTGTCGGTGAACCCAGCTGATAAGGTGGTGAAGCTGAGCGACGGCACTTTGCAGCATTACGACCAGCTCCTCATCTCAACTGGCTGTAG AGCGCAGCCGCTCAACTGTCCTGGCTCGGACCTGACGGGAGTAAAGTTGTTGCAGAGATATGAAGACGCCCAAGAGATTCACAGCTCCTGCCTGGGCCAGAGAGCTGTTGTGATAGGAGCCTCCTTCATAG GTATGGAGGTGGCCTCCTACTTATCCGACAAAGCTGCCAGCGTGGCTGTGGTCGGCACTTCCAGATACCCGTATGAGCGATCTCTGGGGCCAGAGATTGGCAAAATGAGTATGCAA ATGTTGGAGGAACAAAAAGTAAAGTTCTACATGAGTGATGGAGTCACTGAGATCCATGGGGAGAACGGCAAG GTGAGAGCAGTGGTGCTTAAGAGTGGTGAAGTCCTGGAAGCTGATGTGGTGATTGTCGGAATTG GTGTAATCCCCAACTCAGACTTCTTGTCAGGAAGTGAGTTGAAGGTAGATTCAAGGAGAGCTGTGATTGTTGACAAG TACATGAGGACCAGTATACCGGATATTTTTAGCGCTGGGGATGTTACGTCTTTCCCTCTGACCATTCGTGGAGACCAAAGAGTCAACGTCGGCCACTGGCAAATGTCACAAGCTCAAG gaAGAGTAGCTGCCCTGAACATGCTGAACAAACCGACCAAATGTGACTCTGTTCCTTTCTTCTGGACTGTGTTGCTTGGGAAGAGTATCCGATACACAG GCTACGGAGAAGGATACACAGAAATCATATTCAAAGGCAAAGTGGAAGAAAGGAAGTTCCTGGCATTTTACAtaaa AGAAGAGGTGGTGGTAGCTGCGGCCAGCCTGATGTTTGACCCTGCTGTGGCCCGTCTCGCAGAGTTGATGGCTACTGGGCAGATCATAACAAAGGCGCAGGCTCA GGCTGACGACCTGAGCTGGCTACAGATGTAA